The Euleptes europaea isolate rEulEur1 chromosome 2, rEulEur1.hap1, whole genome shotgun sequence genome has a segment encoding these proteins:
- the C2H1orf210 gene encoding type III endosome membrane protein TEMP translates to MAASLYIWVSSVLLVWSVVAGHPCTIDKQGWAACSGKSLRQVPGSLPRHITSLDLSFNSLKMPKHGNFLRSFPSLHFLNLSSNTIPTLYPELFCNLKTLHLLDLSSCSISIIHPKSFVGLGNLHTLLLKNNKLQSLDPSIFHVPWTLVQLDLRNNELSTAGELIPLLTQQIHHVKLQGNPWVYNGFITPVQQGLQQREVKQILYESHPELKTQEITILNDQDVVQRRKYRIRREESNTTPPTNGTSILPPAKAANSWPYFAGFVLLAVGISIGIALIAKCKLLQRNRASYHHQRLPDSHSIGSSRTEDVPGWGEADMDVADRRNQPVPGAAGCLAEDDDGFIEDNYIEPSRDMQKEEEEEEMEPHFKL, encoded by the exons ATGGCAGCTTCCTTGTACATCTGGGTCTCCAGCGTTCTCTTGGTCTGGTCTGTGGTGGCAGGACATCCTTGTACCATTGACAAACAG GGATGGGCTGCTTGCAGTGGGAAGAGTCTTCGCCAGGTTCCCGGTTCTCTCCCCAGACATATTACCAGCCTGGATCTGTCCTTTAACTCCTTGAAGATGCCAAAACATGGAAATTTTCTGAGGAGCTTCCCTTCTCTGCACTTCCTAAACCTCTCTAGTAATACCATTCCGACTCTTTATCCTGAACTCTTTTGTAACCTCAAGACTCTCCATCTGTTGGATTTAAGCAGCTGCAGCATTTCCATCATACACCCAAAGAGCTTTGTGGGCTTGGGGAACCTTCACACGCTGCTCCTAAAAAACAATAAGCTTCAGTCCCTTGACCCCTCCATATTCCATGTTCCTTGGACCCTTGTTCAGCTGGATCTTCGAAACAATGAGCTGTCCACTGCAGGTGAACTCATTCCACTACTTACGCAACAAATCCACCATGTCAAGCTTCAAGGGAACCCATGGGTGTACAATGGCTTCATAACTCCTGTCCAGCAAGGGCTGCAACAAAGAGAAG TTAAACAGATCCTCTATGAATCACACCCAGAACTCAAGACTCAGGAAATTACCATTCTCAATGATCAAGATGTTGTCCAAAGACGAAAATATCGGATCCGTCGGGAAGAATCCAACACAACTCCACCAACAAATGGCA CATCCATACTACCACCTGCAAAAGCTGCAAACAGCTGGCCGTATTTTGCTGGTTTCGTGCTTCTGGCTGTTGGCATCTCCATTGGAATTGCATTAATTGCAAAATGCAAATTGCTCCAGAGGAATCGTGCCAGCTACCATCACCAACGGCTGCCTGATTCGCATTCCATCGGGAGCAGCCGTACTGAGGATGTACCTGGCTGGGGGGAAGCTGACATGGACGTGGCCGACAGGAGGAACCAGCCAGTCCCTGGGGCAGCTGGTTGCCTTGCAGAGGATGATGATGGTTTCATTGAGGATAACTACATTGAACCCAGTCGTGACAtgcagaaagaggaggaggaagaggaaatggaGCCCCATTTCAAACTCTGA